The Cottoperca gobio chromosome 22, fCotGob3.1, whole genome shotgun sequence genome contains a region encoding:
- the LOC115027045 gene encoding ankyrin repeat and SOCS box protein 2-like isoform X2 produces MITVSRSRSLYQRLNNDIKHMLADCSLILHTSANTTVHLLRDVEPVVFAIRRGDVKAVNDLATSAPLSLLKENKDGWIPLHDAAFCGQMECLKILLRVHPGSVDKRTLQEQTALLLAVSCEHLSCVRCLLETGADPDISSKNKETPLYKACVLENVDMVSLILSYGATVNQRCGQGWTALHEAVSINNIEICEILIRAGAAINPPNTYSITPLIAAAQRGQMRALCYLIGKGADVNMQTCDGVTALHEASKNGHRESVAVLLTKNADANKPANSGLLPLHVAAQYGHHEIVSLLVSVTSRARLRHSCISPLHLAAEYNRHTVAAVLLKTGADVNVTLANSRSMQYADRRATALYFAIANGSTKTAEVLLNAGASLSLDPVSPLLMAVRQGCVSTVSLLLERGADVNARIPSHATTFPAVVVLCMNNLPLLKCLLNNGCDALSCFTCTYGCAAHPTSGGSHIRTAGSNVCVLQNDNLLPLNCSEPPERATQFCEWISTSVMCEWAGPIIDLLLEHVGHVQRCSKLTELLDSREEWLAVKRKSSSPRPLLHLCRFRIRTQMGRHRLKSLPSLPLPDRLIRYLSLAD; encoded by the exons GGATGTTGAGCCAGTGGTATTTGCCATCAGGAGAGGGGATGTGAAGGCTGTTAATGATCTGGCAACATCCGCTCCTCTCAGCCTGCTGAAGGAGAACAAAGATGGGTGGATACCTCTGCATGATGCTGCCTTCTGTGGACAGATGGAGTGCTTAAAGATCCTACTGAGGG TCCACCCAGGTTCGGTAGACAAACGGACCTTGCAGGAGCAGACGGCCTTGCTGCTTGCTGTGTCGTGTGAGCACTTGTCATGTGTGCGGTGCCTTCTGGAGACAGGCGCCGACCCCGACATCAGCAGCAAGAACAAAGAAACCCCTTTGTACAAAG CCTGTGTGTTGGAGAATGTGGACATGGTGAGCCTCATTCTGTCCTACGGAGCCACTGTGAACCAGCGGTGTGGTCAGGGTTGGACGGCCCTCCATGAGGCTGTATCCATTAACAACATAGAGATCTGTGAGATACTAATAAGAGCCGGGGCTGCAATCAATCCACCTAACACCTACAGCATCACACCACTCATTGCAGCAGCTCAGCGAGGACAGATGAGGGCACTGTGCTACCTTATTGGGAAAG GTGCAGATGTGAACATGCAGACGTGTGATGGTGTCACAGCGCTGCATGAGGCTAGTAAAAATGGCCACCGGGAAAGCGTAGCGGTGCTGTTGACTAAAAACGCAGACGCCAACAAACCTGCTAACTCAGGACTGCTGCCGCTACATGTTGCCGCCCAATATGGTCACCATGA GATTGTCTCCCTGCTTGTCTCAGTGACAAGTCGAGCCAGGCTCCGCCACAGTTGTATCAGCCCCCTCCACCTAGCAGCAGAGTACAACAGACACACGGTTGCAGCTGTGCTACTCAAGACAGGTGCAGATGTAAACGTCACGCTGGCCAACAGTCGCTCCATGCAGTATGCTGATCGACGAGCAACAGCCCTCTACTTTGCAATTGCCAACGGCAGCACCAAGACAGCAGAGGTGTTGCTGAACGCTGGTGCTAGTCTTAGCCTGGACCCAGTCAGTCCTCTGTTGATGGCTGTACGGCAGGGCTGTGTCAGCACTGTGTCCTTACTGCTGGAGAGAGGGGCAGATGTCAACGCCAGAATACCCTCTCACGCCACTACGTTCCCCGCTGTTGTTGTACTTTGTATGAATAATCTGCCTCTACTCAAGTGCCTTTTGAACAATGGCTGTGATGCCCTCTCCTGTTTTACCTGTACATACGGCTGTGCCGCTCACCCAACATCAGGAGGATCCCATATAAGAACTGCTGGCAGCaatgtatgtgttttacagaaTGACAATCTGCTTCCTTTAAACTGCAGTGAGCCGCCAGAAAGAGCAACACAG ttCTGTGAGTGGATCTCAACATCAGTTATGTGTGAATGGGCTGGACCGATCATAGACTTGCTGCTGGAGCATGTTGGTCATGTTCAGCGGTGCAGCAAGCTCACTGAACTGCTGGACAGCCGAGAAGAATGGCTCGCTGTTAAGAGGAAGTCAT CGTCACCTCGTCCACTGCTGCACCTTTGCAGATTCAGGATTCGGACCCAAATGGGGAGACACAGACTGAAATCTCTCCCAAGTCTCCCTCTGCCAGACAGACTGATCAGATACCTGAGCCTGGCTGACTGA
- the LOC115027045 gene encoding ankyrin repeat and SOCS box protein 2-like isoform X1, with protein MTKFSYSEYLSQFRNAGGKCSNVLSRLRGDRRGGDSQSDVTSETEDVEPVVFAIRRGDVKAVNDLATSAPLSLLKENKDGWIPLHDAAFCGQMECLKILLRVHPGSVDKRTLQEQTALLLAVSCEHLSCVRCLLETGADPDISSKNKETPLYKACVLENVDMVSLILSYGATVNQRCGQGWTALHEAVSINNIEICEILIRAGAAINPPNTYSITPLIAAAQRGQMRALCYLIGKGADVNMQTCDGVTALHEASKNGHRESVAVLLTKNADANKPANSGLLPLHVAAQYGHHEIVSLLVSVTSRARLRHSCISPLHLAAEYNRHTVAAVLLKTGADVNVTLANSRSMQYADRRATALYFAIANGSTKTAEVLLNAGASLSLDPVSPLLMAVRQGCVSTVSLLLERGADVNARIPSHATTFPAVVVLCMNNLPLLKCLLNNGCDALSCFTCTYGCAAHPTSGGSHIRTAGSNVCVLQNDNLLPLNCSEPPERATQFCEWISTSVMCEWAGPIIDLLLEHVGHVQRCSKLTELLDSREEWLAVKRKSSSPRPLLHLCRFRIRTQMGRHRLKSLPSLPLPDRLIRYLSLAD; from the exons ATGACGAAATTCAGCTATTCTGAATACTTATCTCAGTTCCGTAATGCTGGAGGTAAATGTAGTAATGTTCTGTCGCGACTGCGAGGAGACAGGAGGGGAGGAGACAGTCAGAGCGACGTAACGTCAGAGACGGA GGATGTTGAGCCAGTGGTATTTGCCATCAGGAGAGGGGATGTGAAGGCTGTTAATGATCTGGCAACATCCGCTCCTCTCAGCCTGCTGAAGGAGAACAAAGATGGGTGGATACCTCTGCATGATGCTGCCTTCTGTGGACAGATGGAGTGCTTAAAGATCCTACTGAGGG TCCACCCAGGTTCGGTAGACAAACGGACCTTGCAGGAGCAGACGGCCTTGCTGCTTGCTGTGTCGTGTGAGCACTTGTCATGTGTGCGGTGCCTTCTGGAGACAGGCGCCGACCCCGACATCAGCAGCAAGAACAAAGAAACCCCTTTGTACAAAG CCTGTGTGTTGGAGAATGTGGACATGGTGAGCCTCATTCTGTCCTACGGAGCCACTGTGAACCAGCGGTGTGGTCAGGGTTGGACGGCCCTCCATGAGGCTGTATCCATTAACAACATAGAGATCTGTGAGATACTAATAAGAGCCGGGGCTGCAATCAATCCACCTAACACCTACAGCATCACACCACTCATTGCAGCAGCTCAGCGAGGACAGATGAGGGCACTGTGCTACCTTATTGGGAAAG GTGCAGATGTGAACATGCAGACGTGTGATGGTGTCACAGCGCTGCATGAGGCTAGTAAAAATGGCCACCGGGAAAGCGTAGCGGTGCTGTTGACTAAAAACGCAGACGCCAACAAACCTGCTAACTCAGGACTGCTGCCGCTACATGTTGCCGCCCAATATGGTCACCATGA GATTGTCTCCCTGCTTGTCTCAGTGACAAGTCGAGCCAGGCTCCGCCACAGTTGTATCAGCCCCCTCCACCTAGCAGCAGAGTACAACAGACACACGGTTGCAGCTGTGCTACTCAAGACAGGTGCAGATGTAAACGTCACGCTGGCCAACAGTCGCTCCATGCAGTATGCTGATCGACGAGCAACAGCCCTCTACTTTGCAATTGCCAACGGCAGCACCAAGACAGCAGAGGTGTTGCTGAACGCTGGTGCTAGTCTTAGCCTGGACCCAGTCAGTCCTCTGTTGATGGCTGTACGGCAGGGCTGTGTCAGCACTGTGTCCTTACTGCTGGAGAGAGGGGCAGATGTCAACGCCAGAATACCCTCTCACGCCACTACGTTCCCCGCTGTTGTTGTACTTTGTATGAATAATCTGCCTCTACTCAAGTGCCTTTTGAACAATGGCTGTGATGCCCTCTCCTGTTTTACCTGTACATACGGCTGTGCCGCTCACCCAACATCAGGAGGATCCCATATAAGAACTGCTGGCAGCaatgtatgtgttttacagaaTGACAATCTGCTTCCTTTAAACTGCAGTGAGCCGCCAGAAAGAGCAACACAG ttCTGTGAGTGGATCTCAACATCAGTTATGTGTGAATGGGCTGGACCGATCATAGACTTGCTGCTGGAGCATGTTGGTCATGTTCAGCGGTGCAGCAAGCTCACTGAACTGCTGGACAGCCGAGAAGAATGGCTCGCTGTTAAGAGGAAGTCAT CGTCACCTCGTCCACTGCTGCACCTTTGCAGATTCAGGATTCGGACCCAAATGGGGAGACACAGACTGAAATCTCTCCCAAGTCTCCCTCTGCCAGACAGACTGATCAGATACCTGAGCCTGGCTGACTGA